The following is a genomic window from Azospirillaceae bacterium.
CGGTGGACTGCACCATCAGTACCGCGCCGCGCACCGCTTCCGGCGTGTGGCGATCCACGGCCAGCAGCGCGTCGTACAGCAGGCGGTCGTGCAGGGTGACGGTCATGACCGCCGGCAGCGAGCGCCAGGGCATGATGTAGAGTTCGCGGCCGCCCTTGAAACCCTGGACCAGGAATTCCGGGTCGCCCTGCCGCGTCGGCCGCATGCGCGCCTGGCTGAGCATCGGGGTGGTGAAGGGGATCGCGATGCCGCGGTCCACGAAGGTGCCTGGCGCCGTATCCAGCTTTCTCGCCTGACTCATCCCGGCTCCCGCGCACCGTTTCGTCCCGCCCGGGACCGGACCCGTGCCACGGATCCGCCCCGTTTCGACTATAGGCCGGGGCCAACAGCGGGCGAAGGAAATGTTGACCGGAATTCAAGAGGGGCCAGCCCATCCCCAGACCCCCGCTTGGGCCCGCCTTGACCGTACCGACCCTGCCCCCCTACATTTAGCGGGACGACGGACGTGGGCCCCCCACGTCCACCTACCGGTACCAGGGTAGGGCCACGGGAACAGGGTGCCCACCCAACGGGGCCCTATAGAAGGATAGAAGTGATGAGCGAGAATACGGTGAAGGTGACGGACACCAGCTTTGACACCGACGTGCTGAAGGCCCCGGGCCCGGTGCTGGTGGATTTCTGGGCGGAATGGTGCGGCCCCTGCAAGATGATCGCCCCGTCGCTGGACGCCATCGCCGGTGAGCTGAGCGGCCAGGTGACCGTGGCCAAGCTGGACATCGACAGCAACCCCAACACCCCCGGCAAGTACGGCGTGCGCGGCGTGCCCACCCTGATGCTGTTCAAGGACGGCCAGGTCGCGGCCACCAAGGTCGGCGCCCTGCCCAAGCAGGCCCTGGCCGATTGGATCAAGTCGGTTCTCTGATACCGCGCGGCGTTTGATCGGCCACGATCAAACGCCCCCCTCAGGCGCCGGGCGCCAGCATCCGCTGGCTGGGCTTATCCTCCCTTTCCGGTCCGCCTACGGCTCCCCGGAAAGGTCCGGCGGCTGCGGTCGCAGCCTACGGCGGCACAAGGTGGGACCTCGTGCCGCTGGTATGAAAGATGATCCGCGGGCGGTGACGTCTGCGGTGTTTGAAGGAAAAGGCGGGCGCCCCCGGTGGCAGCCCGCCTTTTTCTTGCGCCCGTGTCACGAAAGGACGCGGCCCGGAATTCCAACCTAACTTTGCGACTAATATTGATTCGCATTAACTTTTTCGTTAATTTTCCCCGCTTGATGAAGGGGAAGATAAAAAATGATAACAAAATCAGAGATTTCATACCTGGCCTTGATGGTGGCGACCCTGCTGGCGCCGGCCGGAGCGGCCCTGGCGGCGGACGCGTCGAACGCGGCGCCGGCGGAGGCGCCGATCGAGGAAATCATCATCACCGGTGAGAAGGCCGGCCGCACCCTGAAGGAAACCACCACCAGCGTCGCGGTCACCACGCCCGCCCGGATCGAGCAGGAGAACATCCAGTCCATCCAGGACATCTATGACCGGACGG
Proteins encoded in this region:
- the trxA gene encoding thioredoxin TrxA, which gives rise to MSENTVKVTDTSFDTDVLKAPGPVLVDFWAEWCGPCKMIAPSLDAIAGELSGQVTVAKLDIDSNPNTPGKYGVRGVPTLMLFKDGQVAATKVGALPKQALADWIKSVL